The DNA sequence CAATTCATCAACAAAAGTAGCGATTAAATCACGAGAGGTTTTCGCCTGTTCGTTATCTGAAAATTTGTTCTGATCTGCATCAAAATTTATAGCGTACCAAGCATAAGCGCCATATTGTATGTCATAAGGTGCTCTGGCCGAAATAATGTAATAATGATCCGGTAATTCGGTTGCAAACGAAAACAAATCCGCTTCGTTGCTGCCATAACCATGTAATAAAAGTAAAACAGGATTTTTATCTAAAATAACTTTTGGTTCTTGTATTTTATATTCTAAAGATAGATTCATTTTTTTTTAAGGTTCTAAGAGACTAAGATTCTGAGGCTCTAAGTTTTTAATTGTGAAATGTAAGTTTTTGGTTTTCGGCTTCAACTTTGACAAAGTTTTAAACTTTAACAAAGATTGGAATTTGGAATTTAAAAAGTTTGGGATTTAAACTTAAGAGATACTTTTAAACCATTTCTGGAAAAGCTCACCAACCAAAGGAATTGGTTTTGTATGTCCCTGAATAGCACTGAAAATGCCATAAGACCATAGAACAGAAATACAAATCCACATTGGGAAAGTGATAAAAAAGCTGTCAAAGTTGCTGATAATCGCTCCAAACGAAATAAAAGCTAAAGACAATCCCAAAGCCTGACGAATATGAAAAGAAGCAAAACTATTTTTATTTTCCGAGTTCATAGACATGGCAATTAGTACACCAACGATTAAAATATAGCTGGTAATTGCGGCCGTTTTTCCCTCTTCGATTGAATTATTCATTGTAATTATTTTGTGATAACGAGTTGATTTTGATTTAAAATGCCATAAACAGTACCTTTTGTTTCAGTTCCTAAGAAGGCAGAATTTTTTGATTTTGAAAGGATGTTTTCTTTTGTGAAAGTTGAGTTGCCTTCAGGAGAAAAGAAGGTGAAATTGGCTTTAGAACCTTCCGCAATCGAATTATTTTCGATTCCAAAAACAGCTTTTCCAAGAGTTAGTTTCTCGATAACAGTTTCCAAAGGTAGAACAGTAAGTAAAGCTCCGAAAGCACTTTCAAGTCCAATAGTACCATTTTTAGCCGTATCAAATTCCATTTTTTTAAATTCAATATCAATCGGATTATGGTCAGAAGTAATCATGTCAATAGTTCCGTCAAGAACAGCATTTACAAGAGCAACTCTGTCGCTTTCAGTTCTCAAGGGTGGCGTAACTTTATAACGGGTGTCAAAACCTTCCAGTTTTTCATCGTTTAAAACCAAATGATGAACAGAAGCGCTGCAAGTCACGTTAAGACCTTTAGCTTTGGCTTCTTTAATCAGGGCAGCCGATTTTGCTGTAGAAACAGTTGGAATATGTAATTTTCCACCGGTATATTCCAGTAAAAACAGATTTCTTGAAATTTGTAATTCTTCGGCTAAATTCGGGATTCCTTTCAATCCTAATTTGGTAGAAATGATTCCTTCATTTACAACACCAGTCCCTTTTAAGTTAACATCTTGCGAATACGCTACTACCAAACCATCAAAATCCTGTACATATTGTAAAGCGATTTTAAGCAAATTGGCATTGTCTAAACTTTTGTTGTAATCTCCAAAAGCCACGGCACCCGATTTTTTCATATCAAACAATTCTGCCATATCTTTTCCTTCACTGGCTTTGGTTAAAGCACCAATAGGGAAAAGTTCTGTAGCAAAACCATGGGCTTTACTTTTTACAAAATTAATTTGCGATTGATTGTCAATAATTGGAAAGGAGTTCGGTTGTAAGGCTACACCCGTAAAACCACTTTTGGCAGCAACAGTTAACCCGTTTGCAATGGTTTCTCTGTCTTCGTAACCAGGTTCTCCAAAAGAAACACTGCTGTCGAACCAGCCTTGTGAAAGATGCAGGTTATCAAATTTTACTTCTTTAGCCTCTGTAGATTCAGGAAGTGAAGCTCCTATTTTTTCTATAATACCATCTGCAATTAAAAGATCAACGGTCTGGTTGTGAAACGGACTTTTGGAGTCGATAATTTTGGCGCTTCTGATGATTATTTTCATATGTAGATAAATTTATTTTGTACTGAAATCGTTTTTTAACCATTCTATTTGTCATTTCGACGAAGGAGAAATCGCATTCAATATTCCATGTAGTGTATTCTCAGTGCTTGTACTTTTTCTTTCGATGAAATGAGGACTGAATTACTTTACAAATTTGATGATTGCCATTTCTAATGCTAAAAATAACAGTGCAAAGATAATAAACCATTTCCAAAGTTGGCTGTCAGTTCGCTCAGTTTGTAGGGTGTTAAAAATAGTAGAAACGGTATCGGCAGTTTTGAAATCTGAAACCACATTTGTATTGACCTGGCTTAAATCGCTTTCGCTTCGTTTGTAGTTGAAACTCAGATTTTCTACCCAATTTTTTTTGTCAAATACACTATAATTTCCGGCTGTTTCAGGGAAATCATTGAAAACTAATTTTACTTTATTGTTCAATATTTGCTGAATCGGAATAAAAGAATCATCATTTCCTTTTACTTCCAAAATCGCATCTTTCGTCAAAAGAACATCAACAAAATAAGGCTGATTATTGCCAATGGTCAAAGCATTAACTCCAGTTTTTTGATTGTTCTGTCCCATTTTGTAAAATAGAGGAACAATTAACGGAGACTGCTGAAAATTTGAATTCACAGCATTAATCGGTGCCGAAAAAACAGAGACTCCCGAAACCGGATTTTGAACCATGGTCAAAAATACACTTTGGTCTTCATAAGATAAAACGGCCGGATAAGGGCTCGAAATATCAAATGATTTGGACGTTTTCGGATATTGAAAATTGGTGATTTTATTTTCAAAAACACCCGAAAACAAAGGATGATCAAAGTTGATTTTGGTAATTAGTTTACTGGTATTTTGAAGGTTTTTGAATTGAATTTTTCCAAAATTGCCTAAAAAAGAATTTAGATTCGCAACCGAAGTTTTTTCAGATGGAATGATTACCAGATTACCACCTTTGGCTACAAATGCTTTTAAGGTCGTTTGCAAAGCTTGTGGCACTTCTTCTAATTCGTTTAGAATAATAGTGTTTTGTTTGTCTAAACTATTATAGTCCAAACTACTGATCGAATAATTGTTGTAATTGAACTCGGTTGGGGTATAGATTCGCGATAAAAAGTTGCTTTTTTCCGGTTCTCCGATACTAATTATATTCGTTTTTTTAGTTTTAGAAATGCTAAAATAAAGTTTGTTATCGTAAGTCAAACCATGATCTTCGATCGTTACGTAACCATGAAAAGCTTCTTTTGGAATTGTAAAATTGATTTTCTTTTCCTTACTGTCAAAATTGATAATGGTTTTGGCAATTAATTTCTCCTGATTGTACAAGGCCATCGATACAGGTTTGAAATCTTCACCGTAAGCAGCTAAATTGACAGTGATTTCGTAAAAATTCTCTAAAGTCTGATTGATAAAAACGCTATCAATGGCCACATTGTTTTTTTGTTCGGCCTCGGGAATTATGAAATACGGTTTTTCTTCAAAATCAATGTTTTTTAACTC is a window from the Flavobacterium cupriresistens genome containing:
- a CDS encoding vWA domain-containing protein, yielding MHFKHPEILYFLFLLIVPILVHLFQLRRFKISYFTNVRFLKELSIQTRKSSKIKKRLLLATRLLLLAFAIIAFAQPFFEAKDSKNASNEMYIVLDNSFSMQAKGKKGELLKRAVQELLENTPETAQFSLLTNTENFWNTDIKSSKGALQNLNYSATPFELSAILAKIKAHKSAHKKDIVIITDAVGLAEKELKNIDFEEKPYFIIPEAEQKNNVAIDSVFINQTLENFYEITVNLAAYGEDFKPVSMALYNQEKLIAKTIINFDSKEKKINFTIPKEAFHGYVTIEDHGLTYDNKLYFSISKTKKTNIISIGEPEKSNFLSRIYTPTEFNYNNYSISSLDYNSLDKQNTIILNELEEVPQALQTTLKAFVAKGGNLVIIPSEKTSVANLNSFLGNFGKIQFKNLQNTSKLITKINFDHPLFSGVFENKITNFQYPKTSKSFDISSPYPAVLSYEDQSVFLTMVQNPVSGVSVFSAPINAVNSNFQQSPLIVPLFYKMGQNNQKTGVNALTIGNNQPYFVDVLLTKDAILEVKGNDDSFIPIQQILNNKVKLVFNDFPETAGNYSVFDKKNWVENLSFNYKRSESDLSQVNTNVVSDFKTADTVSTIFNTLQTERTDSQLWKWFIIFALLFLALEMAIIKFVK
- a CDS encoding dihydroorotase produces the protein MKIIIRSAKIIDSKSPFHNQTVDLLIADGIIEKIGASLPESTEAKEVKFDNLHLSQGWFDSSVSFGEPGYEDRETIANGLTVAAKSGFTGVALQPNSFPIIDNQSQINFVKSKAHGFATELFPIGALTKASEGKDMAELFDMKKSGAVAFGDYNKSLDNANLLKIALQYVQDFDGLVVAYSQDVNLKGTGVVNEGIISTKLGLKGIPNLAEELQISRNLFLLEYTGGKLHIPTVSTAKSAALIKEAKAKGLNVTCSASVHHLVLNDEKLEGFDTRYKVTPPLRTESDRVALVNAVLDGTIDMITSDHNPIDIEFKKMEFDTAKNGTIGLESAFGALLTVLPLETVIEKLTLGKAVFGIENNSIAEGSKANFTFFSPEGNSTFTKENILSKSKNSAFLGTETKGTVYGILNQNQLVITK